A window of the Aquimarina spinulae genome harbors these coding sequences:
- a CDS encoding glycosyltransferase family 2 protein gives MLNNKTIGVVIPCYNEATQITMVLDSMPDFVDRIIIVDDVSKDQTVEVVIKYLKNNTSALKLTSNLQKEIVPTIYNRADIEVHQKNIEELKKFPPIEILNKNPDEEKIIIIKHLKNGGVGAAVATGYKWCKDHDIDCAVVMNGDGQMDPNELESICNPVVNEGIDYVKGNRLIHKSAWVIIPRVRFLGNSVLSILTKVVSGYWGISDTQSGYTAMSNHALNSIPLYNIYKRYGMPNDVLVKLNIAFCTIREVKIKPVYGVGEQSKLNVIKVSFPILFLLIRCFFMRLHTKYLIRSFHPLFLLYWISFIIGIINMYFLYHLLANFFIPDSKTPTDYLIIFIFLTISGFQSLLFAMWMDIQDNERLSQ, from the coding sequence ATGCTTAATAACAAAACAATAGGTGTAGTAATTCCTTGTTACAATGAAGCTACTCAAATAACAATGGTTCTTGACAGTATGCCAGACTTTGTTGATCGTATTATCATTGTGGATGATGTATCCAAAGACCAAACAGTAGAGGTTGTTATTAAATATTTAAAAAATAATACTTCAGCTTTAAAACTAACCTCTAATCTTCAAAAAGAAATAGTTCCGACCATATATAATAGAGCTGATATTGAGGTACATCAAAAAAACATAGAAGAATTAAAAAAGTTTCCCCCTATTGAAATTTTAAATAAAAATCCTGACGAAGAAAAAATTATAATTATTAAACATTTAAAAAATGGAGGAGTTGGAGCAGCTGTTGCCACAGGATATAAATGGTGCAAAGATCATGATATCGATTGCGCTGTAGTAATGAATGGTGATGGGCAAATGGATCCAAACGAACTTGAATCTATCTGTAACCCGGTTGTAAATGAAGGAATCGATTATGTAAAAGGAAATCGATTGATTCACAAAAGTGCCTGGGTGATTATTCCAAGAGTTCGCTTTTTAGGAAATTCAGTACTAAGTATCCTAACCAAAGTTGTTTCAGGATATTGGGGAATATCTGATACTCAAAGTGGATATACAGCTATGTCAAATCACGCTTTAAACTCAATTCCATTATATAACATTTATAAAAGATATGGAATGCCTAATGATGTATTAGTAAAACTCAATATTGCCTTCTGTACAATTCGTGAAGTAAAAATAAAACCTGTTTATGGTGTTGGCGAACAATCAAAATTAAATGTTATTAAAGTTTCTTTTCCTATATTATTCTTATTAATTCGCTGCTTCTTTATGCGATTGCATACCAAATATTTGATTAGAAGTTTCCATCCACTATTTTTATTGTATTGGATTTCATTTATTATTGGAATAATCAATATGTATTTCCTATATCATTTACTAGCAAACTTTTTCATCCCAGATTCTAAAACTCCAACCGATTATCTTATAATTTTCATTTTCTTAACCATTTCAGGGTTTCAATCTTTACTATTTGCTATGTGGATGGATATACAGGATAATGAAAGGTTATCTCAATAA
- a CDS encoding lysylphosphatidylglycerol synthase transmembrane domain-containing protein, with amino-acid sequence MPYGYIILKKFSFWIKFLGVILFCLLIYKVGWEETLVSIQKVSIAHLFIAIVVFWIAFYLKSVRWKIISNSFGIPLHSYQALKIFFIGLFLANITPGKLGDFGRLFYIKDQLPNQKVGWTSLIMDRIFDLICLFFFSLIALFYYQINFNVLKSPDNYSSVLLIGIVSLLLFFVLFIFRKKIKKYILPWWEAFNSHTLGIKGFLLAIGITCLSMILIYGVFNYIAWSMGIPINHLGLFLGVFILGLLTLLPITVLGIGVRETSLVVIFQLYGLPSQDAIALSLIIFLLQLLSFIPGAIWFYLSPIQLSQLRELK; translated from the coding sequence GTGCCATATGGATATATTATTTTGAAGAAGTTTAGTTTTTGGATAAAGTTTTTGGGTGTAATTCTGTTTTGCCTTTTGATATATAAGGTAGGGTGGGAAGAGACTTTAGTATCTATACAAAAAGTTTCGATTGCTCATTTGTTCATAGCAATAGTTGTTTTTTGGATTGCTTTTTATCTGAAAAGTGTTAGATGGAAAATCATTTCCAATTCTTTTGGAATACCATTACATAGCTACCAGGCACTTAAGATTTTTTTTATAGGTCTTTTTCTTGCTAATATCACTCCTGGAAAATTAGGCGACTTTGGTAGGTTGTTTTATATTAAGGATCAGTTACCTAATCAGAAGGTTGGATGGACTAGTCTTATTATGGATCGCATTTTTGATTTGATTTGCTTATTTTTTTTTAGTTTAATAGCTCTTTTTTATTATCAAATTAATTTTAATGTTTTAAAATCCCCTGATAATTATTCGTCTGTGCTACTAATAGGTATAGTGTCGTTATTACTGTTTTTTGTCCTTTTTATATTTCGAAAGAAAATTAAAAAATATATTTTGCCATGGTGGGAAGCTTTTAATTCTCATACTCTTGGTATTAAGGGATTCTTACTTGCTATAGGAATTACCTGTCTAAGTATGATATTGATATATGGTGTTTTTAATTATATAGCATGGAGTATGGGTATACCTATTAATCATTTAGGTTTGTTTTTAGGAGTCTTTATTTTAGGGTTGCTAACATTACTTCCAATTACTGTTTTAGGAATAGGAGTACGTGAAACTTCGCTAGTCGTAATTTTTCAGTTATATGGTCTTCCTTCTCAAGATGCTATCGCACTATCTCTTATAATATTTTTATTACAGCTTTTATCTTTTATTCCCGGAGCCATTTGGTTTTACCTTTCGCCTATTCAATTAAGTCAATTAAGAGAATTAAAGTAG
- a CDS encoding WbqC family protein → MKKKIAISQSNYIPWKGYFDMINMVDIFVLYDEVQYTKNDWRNRNILKTNKGLEWITIPVKQNHLDQRVDETKVFLPKWNVKHWKTLQAVYGKAPFFKKYRERFEKLYLETDTLLLSEINKKFIHEICDILQIKTKFVNSRDLNLDGDKNERLIQACKKLDGFIYVSGPAAKEYIDKEAFENNDIEIEWIDYSGYKEYQQMHPPFEHGVSVLDLIFNEGDQSREFLKSFKV, encoded by the coding sequence TTGAAAAAAAAAATAGCAATATCTCAATCAAATTATATTCCTTGGAAAGGATATTTTGACATGATCAATATGGTTGACATATTTGTGTTATATGATGAAGTTCAATACACAAAAAATGATTGGCGGAATCGAAATATTTTAAAAACTAATAAGGGGTTAGAATGGATTACTATTCCTGTTAAACAAAATCATCTTGATCAGAGAGTAGATGAAACTAAAGTTTTTTTACCCAAATGGAATGTAAAGCATTGGAAAACTTTACAGGCGGTATATGGAAAAGCTCCTTTTTTTAAGAAATATAGAGAGCGATTTGAAAAGTTATATTTAGAAACAGATACTTTATTACTCAGTGAAATCAACAAGAAATTTATCCATGAAATTTGCGACATTCTTCAAATAAAAACCAAGTTTGTTAATAGTCGGGATCTTAACCTTGATGGAGATAAAAATGAAAGATTAATTCAAGCTTGTAAAAAATTGGATGGATTTATTTATGTTTCGGGCCCGGCAGCCAAAGAATATATTGATAAAGAAGCTTTTGAAAATAATGATATAGAAATCGAGTGGATAGATTATTCTGGGTATAAAGAATACCAACAAATGCATCCTCCTTTTGAACATGGGGTAAGTGTTTTGGATTTAATTTTTAATGAAGGTGATCAATCGAGAGAATTTCTTAAAAGTTTTAAAGTATGA